In Francisella hispaniensis FSC454, a genomic segment contains:
- a CDS encoding type IV pilin protein — MIKKHSKFLQKIKGMTISELVITLTIISILAVFVTSTYSNYATRTKIANQVSLVTAHARQVYDLKKDGKDFYLNFDNSTVNDYGAVTKNIGESGANIIKGNAEVMIRPEAVDPDSVRWRCIVYGDGLSESSIPNHCILGSSIFFRILKDNNMISAEENFDLNNNPVANNDWGKIHKDHPFLGDWTVSGGDEEIELWNNFDRISDRRDNVVELDGDTNEIVELSHDLASHNFKDMSLNFDYYPRTGDDSSNFEVYLGDQLIYTHNNFSQEWQKISIDLSNVENAESSKLSIREAGRDESYGALIDLNSLKITPGKIV, encoded by the coding sequence ATGATTAAAAAACATTCAAAGTTTTTACAAAAAATTAAAGGAATGACAATCTCAGAACTAGTCATAACTTTGACTATAATTAGTATTTTAGCAGTGTTTGTAACGTCTACCTATTCAAACTATGCGACTAGAACAAAGATAGCTAACCAAGTATCTTTAGTAACTGCACATGCACGTCAAGTGTATGATCTAAAAAAAGATGGTAAGGATTTTTACCTAAACTTCGATAATTCTACGGTTAATGATTATGGTGCAGTTACAAAAAATATTGGTGAATCAGGAGCTAATATTATTAAAGGTAATGCTGAGGTTATGATACGACCAGAAGCAGTAGATCCTGATTCTGTACGCTGGCGTTGTATCGTTTATGGTGATGGCTTATCAGAATCAAGTATACCTAATCATTGCATCTTAGGCTCAAGTATTTTCTTTAGAATCCTAAAGGATAATAATATGATTAGTGCCGAAGAAAATTTCGATCTAAACAATAATCCTGTAGCTAATAATGATTGGGGCAAAATTCATAAAGATCATCCATTCCTCGGTGATTGGACAGTCTCTGGTGGTGATGAGGAAATTGAGCTTTGGAATAACTTTGACAGAATATCTGACCGCCGTGATAATGTTGTAGAGTTAGATGGTGATACAAATGAAATCGTCGAATTATCACATGATTTAGCATCCCATAATTTCAAAGATATGTCACTTAATTTTGACTATTATCCAAGAACTGGAGATGACTCAAGTAACTTTGAAGTCTATCTAGGCGATCAACTAATTTATACACACAATAATTTCTCACAAGAATGGCAAAAAATAAGTATAGATCTGAGCAATGTTGAAAATGCAGAATCTTCGAAACTTTCAATACGAGAAGCTGGTAGAGATGAAAGCTACGGTGCGCTTATTGATCTAAATTCTTTAAAAATCACTCCCGGAAAAATTGTTTAA
- the htpX gene encoding zinc metalloprotease HtpX, with the protein MAAADNLEYGSVNWREVVRKNTYRTYFVITTFLIVFFLLGIFVDTIWRYSEFANAYYNRYGIELPISKVFYSLATFQIPPYATMIISAAAVIWVFVTFSMYDKIMLSGTEYQQITADNQDPLARRVYNVVEEMKVAAGMRYMPRVFLIDANYMNAFASGYSEKSAMVAITTKLANALNRDELQAVMAHELTHIRNQDIKLNLFTMVLSNMMLIIMDFLFYSALFSSNSNNNNNNNRNNNAAAFFIIIMILRYVLQIFTIFMMLFLSRTREYMADAGAVELMRTNMPMANALIKIANDSKSAEAQYSYKHNKNENLRRASYIFDPLSAGISSGDMSDLFSTHPSIEKRLASIGVKLR; encoded by the coding sequence ATGGCAGCTGCTGATAATCTAGAATATGGCTCTGTAAATTGGCGCGAAGTTGTGCGTAAGAACACTTATCGCACTTATTTTGTAATTACAACATTCCTTATAGTATTTTTCTTATTAGGAATCTTTGTTGATACAATATGGCGCTATAGTGAATTTGCAAATGCTTACTACAATAGATACGGTATTGAATTACCTATATCAAAAGTATTTTACTCATTAGCAACATTCCAAATACCTCCTTATGCAACTATGATAATCTCTGCTGCTGCAGTAATTTGGGTATTTGTTACGTTTAGTATGTATGATAAGATCATGCTCTCTGGCACAGAATATCAGCAAATTACTGCAGATAACCAAGATCCATTAGCTCGCCGTGTCTATAATGTTGTCGAAGAGATGAAAGTTGCTGCTGGTATGCGATATATGCCTAGAGTATTTCTTATTGATGCTAATTATATGAATGCTTTTGCATCAGGATATTCTGAAAAATCAGCAATGGTGGCTATCACCACAAAACTTGCAAACGCGCTTAATCGTGATGAACTACAAGCAGTTATGGCACATGAGTTAACGCATATTAGAAACCAAGATATCAAGTTAAATTTATTTACTATGGTTTTATCTAATATGATGCTTATTATTATGGACTTTTTATTTTATTCAGCACTTTTCTCAAGCAATAGTAATAACAATAATAATAACAACCGTAATAATAATGCTGCTGCATTTTTTATCATCATAATGATCTTAAGATATGTGTTACAAATATTTACGATATTTATGATGCTATTCTTAAGCCGTACGCGAGAATATATGGCCGATGCCGGAGCTGTTGAGCTAATGCGTACTAACATGCCAATGGCAAATGCGTTGATAAAAATTGCAAATGATAGTAAATCTGCAGAAGCTCAATACAGCTACAAGCATAATAAAAATGAAAATTTACGTCGAGCATCGTATATTTTTGATCCACTTAGTGCTGGAATCAGCAGTGGTGATATGTCTGATTTATTTTCTACTCACCCATCTATCGAAAAAAGACTTGCCTCAATCGGTGTAAAACTTAGATAA
- a CDS encoding LemA family protein, translating into MSIGIILLIIVAVIAVYVVITYNKLIAEIETVKNSEKQIDVQLDRRAKVFDSLVNVVKKYMDYEQTTLKQVVALRNQANLAKENGDIQERINAENKISDLAKGINVQFENYPELKANQNVIQLQEEITSTENKLAFAKQALNDSIERYNAHKKSFFAGIVVSIFKKLNEDFVYWNISEEKKQQLEDSRVEL; encoded by the coding sequence ATGTCTATAGGGATAATTCTACTCATAATAGTAGCTGTGATAGCTGTGTATGTAGTTATAACATATAATAAGTTAATTGCAGAAATTGAAACTGTTAAAAACTCTGAAAAACAAATAGATGTACAACTAGATCGACGTGCTAAGGTATTTGACTCATTAGTTAACGTTGTTAAAAAATACATGGATTATGAGCAAACAACTCTAAAACAAGTAGTAGCACTAAGAAATCAAGCTAACCTTGCCAAAGAAAACGGCGATATCCAAGAAAGAATAAATGCCGAAAATAAGATTTCTGATCTTGCTAAAGGAATAAATGTACAGTTTGAAAATTATCCAGAATTAAAAGCTAACCAAAATGTAATTCAGCTTCAAGAAGAAATCACTTCCACTGAGAACAAGCTTGCTTTCGCTAAACAAGCTCTTAATGATTCAATAGAAAGGTATAACGCACATAAGAAGTCTTTTTTTGCTGGAATTGTGGTTAGTATATTTAAAAAGCTTAATGAAGACTTTGTTTACTGGAATATTTCTGAAGAGAAAAAACAACAACTAGAAGATTCAAGAGTGGAACTATAA
- a CDS encoding LysR substrate-binding domain-containing protein, translated as MRITLKQLQVFVNTAKSESISAGAEKCFISQAAASMSLSQLENMLDTTLFDRVGKRMKLNANGKSLLAKAIKILDEIEEFESLSLNSSQLSGKIVIGASTTIANYILPKYIAMFRKLHPDTDFEIISGNTKEIINSVESLKCDVGFVEGECNSQMIATTLWTKDNLKIVCRANHPLADKKNLKIKDLLEYEWAIREQGSGTFEIFFNALGDKISSIKKAITLRSSEAIKQYITYSDCLACISEVITTQGLDATKYNILETKDLDLTRNFYKLLHKKKYHTALTQAFCDFIEKDFK; from the coding sequence ATGCGTATTACTCTAAAACAGCTTCAAGTGTTTGTAAATACTGCAAAATCTGAATCGATTAGTGCAGGTGCTGAAAAATGTTTCATCTCTCAGGCTGCAGCTAGTATGTCCTTATCACAGCTTGAAAATATGCTTGATACTACTCTGTTTGATAGAGTTGGCAAACGCATGAAGTTAAACGCAAATGGTAAAAGCCTCTTGGCTAAAGCTATTAAAATCCTAGATGAAATTGAAGAGTTTGAATCATTAAGTCTTAATAGTTCGCAATTATCTGGAAAAATAGTTATTGGTGCAAGTACTACAATAGCAAACTATATTTTACCTAAATATATTGCTATGTTTAGGAAACTTCATCCAGATACCGATTTTGAGATTATCTCTGGTAATACTAAAGAGATTATCAATAGTGTTGAATCACTAAAATGTGATGTTGGTTTTGTTGAAGGTGAGTGTAATAGTCAGATGATAGCTACAACTTTATGGACAAAAGACAACTTAAAAATAGTTTGTCGCGCTAATCATCCATTAGCTGACAAAAAAAATCTAAAAATAAAAGATTTGCTAGAATATGAATGGGCTATACGAGAACAAGGATCTGGTACATTTGAAATATTTTTCAATGCTTTAGGAGATAAGATTTCTAGTATTAAAAAAGCAATTACTTTACGCAGCTCAGAAGCGATAAAACAATATATTACCTACAGTGATTGCTTAGCCTGCATATCTGAGGTAATTACTACCCAAGGATTAGATGCTACTAAATATAATATTCTTGAGACAAAAGATCTTGATCTAACGAGAAATTTTTACAAATTATTACATAAAAAGAAATATCATACTGCTCTAACACAAGCATTCTGTGATTTTATAGAGAAAGATTTTAAATAG
- a CDS encoding FAD-dependent oxidoreductase: MKNLIKYKWAVVGAGPAGMTVVGQLLDNGIKARDILWLDPSFNVGDFGSKWGEVSSNTTVELFLRFLNDIQAFEYAKKAYKFAIDDYAKQGFTQLKDVSEPLQWITKNLLQKVDYSFDTISDMKIAQGVWNLYGTRENYIAEKVVLATGSLAKSLNIHNFEITKEIHLAKALAPSKLKNELHKGDNVAVFGSSHSAMIIIRNLLELGVEDIANFYQQPLRYAVNMGDWILYDNSGLKGETAKWVRENISQNLDSRVKRYLSTDEEINKHLHKYTKVIYAVGFEQRVPSVEGIDVRIYDPTTGIIAPGLFGAGIAFPRRVTDPNGNVELNVGLFKFMRDIRHFLPLWLKYDI; this comes from the coding sequence ATGAAAAACCTCATAAAATATAAATGGGCTGTAGTTGGTGCCGGTCCTGCTGGTATGACTGTTGTTGGTCAGCTTTTGGATAATGGTATAAAAGCAAGAGATATACTTTGGTTAGATCCGAGTTTCAATGTGGGTGATTTTGGCAGTAAGTGGGGTGAGGTCAGTAGTAACACAACTGTAGAGTTGTTTCTTAGATTCCTAAATGATATACAAGCTTTTGAATATGCAAAAAAAGCATACAAATTCGCTATTGATGACTACGCTAAACAAGGATTTACGCAATTAAAAGATGTCAGCGAACCATTACAATGGATCACAAAAAATCTATTACAAAAGGTTGATTATAGTTTCGACACTATTAGCGATATGAAAATAGCTCAAGGTGTTTGGAATTTATACGGTACGAGAGAGAACTATATTGCTGAGAAAGTTGTTCTAGCTACAGGTTCTTTAGCAAAATCTTTAAATATCCATAACTTTGAGATTACCAAAGAAATACACCTTGCTAAGGCTTTAGCACCTTCTAAGCTAAAAAATGAGCTTCACAAAGGTGATAACGTTGCAGTTTTTGGCTCATCTCATTCAGCAATGATAATTATTAGAAACTTGCTTGAACTTGGAGTTGAGGATATTGCAAATTTCTATCAACAGCCTTTAAGATATGCTGTTAATATGGGTGATTGGATCTTGTATGATAACTCTGGCTTAAAGGGTGAGACAGCTAAATGGGTTAGAGAGAATATCTCTCAAAATCTTGATAGTCGAGTTAAAAGATATTTATCAACGGATGAAGAAATAAATAAACATCTACATAAGTATACTAAAGTTATCTACGCAGTAGGTTTTGAACAACGAGTGCCTAGTGTTGAGGGTATCGATGTGAGAATATATGATCCTACTACTGGTATTATCGCTCCAGGGCTTTTTGGTGCAGGTATAGCTTTTCCACGTAGGGTTACTGATCCTAATGGTAATGTTGAGCTAAATGTTGGTTTATTTAAATTTATGAGAGATATTAGACATTTTCTACCATTATGGTTAAAGTATGATATCTAA
- a CDS encoding heavy metal translocating P-type ATPase — protein sequence MSNTQQYLNFKIYGLDCIEEVNIIKKALNKKVAEEHMQFDLLNGKLSISSSNISTKEIIALINKSGLKASTWDQYISKNHDTNFYSKYSRLITTIISGIFIVFGYVYHALTVGFIDAFIANDSSTQLTPLISQISYLLAILFGSWFVVPKALASLKRFSADMNLLMLIAIVGAIIIGQHLEAAVVSFLFAFSLLLESWSVNNARSAITKLMQLTPDKALVYCCHDKQFEEKPIAEINIGKRVLIKPGQRIALDGVIIKGSGYINQAPITGESIPVEKTINDEVFAGSINGSSTIEIKTTKTVDNSSVAKIIQAIEHAQAKRSKAEKWVDKFARIYTPTMIALALLIAILPPLLLGQAWLKWIYQALVILVIACPCALVISTPISIVSSLAKAARNGILIKGGEFIEIPATLKAIAFDKTGTLTLGQPTITEILVAENFSKQYLITIAASLESTVDHPIAKAILDYANNNSIVFTQASNTQVISGKGVIGEINNNTFWLGNHVFAHEKQLCNNSLLHQKATELGNNGLTLIFVGNSKDIIGIIAIQDKIKTNVNDCLKQLKNLGVKQTIMLTGDNTATAKSIAKQAGIDSFYAELLPQDKVTKIEELVNNYASVAMVGDGINDAPALATANLGIAMAAIGNDIAIETADIALMTDDISKLSWLIKHSKRTLSIIKQNISFAIAIKAIFISLAMLDLATLWMAIAADMGATLIVIINSLRLLK from the coding sequence ATGAGTAATACACAACAATATCTAAATTTTAAAATATATGGTTTAGATTGTATCGAAGAAGTTAATATCATTAAAAAAGCATTAAATAAAAAAGTTGCTGAAGAGCATATGCAGTTTGATCTACTTAATGGCAAACTTTCAATCAGCTCTAGCAATATCTCTACAAAAGAAATTATTGCTTTGATAAACAAATCAGGGTTAAAAGCATCGACGTGGGATCAATATATTTCAAAAAATCACGATACTAATTTTTACAGTAAATATTCAAGATTAATTACAACGATAATCAGCGGTATCTTTATTGTTTTTGGCTATGTTTATCATGCTTTAACCGTTGGATTTATAGATGCATTTATTGCTAATGATAGCTCTACACAGCTAACTCCCTTGATTTCACAAATATCTTATTTGTTAGCTATATTATTTGGCAGTTGGTTTGTTGTGCCTAAGGCTCTAGCATCGCTTAAGAGATTTAGTGCTGATATGAATCTATTAATGCTAATTGCTATAGTTGGCGCGATAATTATCGGTCAACATCTTGAGGCAGCTGTGGTGAGTTTTTTATTTGCTTTTTCACTTTTACTTGAGTCTTGGAGTGTCAATAATGCTCGTTCAGCTATCACTAAGCTTATGCAACTAACTCCAGATAAAGCGTTAGTTTACTGTTGTCATGATAAACAATTTGAAGAAAAACCCATAGCAGAAATAAATATAGGCAAAAGAGTATTGATAAAACCAGGACAAAGAATAGCTCTAGATGGAGTTATTATCAAAGGTAGCGGTTACATCAATCAAGCACCTATCACTGGTGAATCAATTCCAGTTGAGAAAACAATCAATGATGAAGTTTTTGCTGGGAGTATAAATGGTAGCTCTACTATTGAAATAAAAACAACAAAAACTGTCGATAATTCATCAGTTGCAAAAATAATCCAAGCTATTGAACACGCGCAAGCAAAACGCTCTAAAGCAGAAAAATGGGTTGACAAATTCGCACGAATTTATACCCCTACAATGATAGCTTTAGCTCTACTAATAGCGATCTTGCCACCTTTATTACTCGGGCAAGCTTGGCTTAAATGGATATATCAAGCATTAGTTATACTTGTTATAGCTTGTCCTTGCGCATTAGTAATATCAACACCAATTTCGATAGTTTCAAGCCTAGCAAAAGCTGCTAGAAATGGTATTTTAATAAAAGGTGGGGAGTTTATAGAAATACCAGCAACACTTAAAGCTATTGCGTTTGATAAAACTGGTACCTTGACTTTAGGACAGCCTACGATTACTGAGATACTCGTAGCTGAGAATTTTTCTAAACAATATTTGATCACTATAGCAGCAAGTCTTGAAAGTACAGTTGATCATCCAATAGCTAAGGCTATTTTAGATTATGCTAATAACAATAGTATAGTATTCACTCAAGCTAGCAATACTCAAGTTATCAGTGGTAAAGGCGTAATTGGAGAGATTAATAATAATACTTTTTGGCTTGGTAATCATGTTTTTGCTCATGAAAAACAGCTTTGTAATAATAGTCTCTTACATCAAAAAGCTACCGAACTCGGAAATAATGGTTTGACACTTATATTTGTAGGAAATAGTAAGGACATAATTGGTATTATAGCCATACAAGATAAGATAAAAACTAACGTTAACGACTGCCTAAAACAGCTAAAAAACCTTGGGGTTAAGCAAACAATCATGCTTACAGGTGATAATACTGCAACTGCAAAGTCTATTGCAAAACAAGCTGGAATTGATAGTTTTTATGCTGAACTACTACCACAAGATAAAGTTACTAAGATTGAAGAGTTAGTTAATAACTATGCTAGCGTTGCGATGGTTGGTGATGGTATTAACGATGCCCCAGCTCTAGCAACAGCTAACTTGGGAATTGCAATGGCTGCAATTGGCAACGATATCGCGATAGAGACAGCAGATATTGCTTTGATGACAGATGACATCTCAAAGCTTAGTTGGCTTATCAAACATTCAAAGAGAACATTGTCAATAATAAAACAAAATATAAGCTTTGCTATAGCTATAAAAGCTATTTTTATATCTTTAGCTATGCTTGATTTAGCTACTTTGTGGATGGCAATAGCTGCTGATATGGGAGCTACTTTAATTGTGATAATAAACTCGCTGCGACTACTGAAATAG
- a CDS encoding ArsR/SmtB family transcription factor, with protein MKLANIVDFQKALGDETRIRILMVIYQHQLCLCHLAHIFKLANSTLSKHLDILRRNGFIHKRKQGRFHYFYFNSAYQQQLNWLFDILADDEIIQSDQKLVKQLIAQELEHLPEIHAKENIL; from the coding sequence ATGAAATTAGCCAACATCGTTGACTTCCAAAAAGCTTTGGGAGATGAAACTAGGATTAGAATTCTAATGGTAATCTATCAACACCAGTTATGCCTTTGTCATTTAGCACATATTTTTAAACTTGCTAACTCAACCCTATCTAAACACCTAGATATACTTAGGCGCAATGGATTTATTCATAAGCGTAAACAAGGTAGATTTCATTACTTTTATTTTAATTCTGCTTACCAGCAGCAGCTAAACTGGCTTTTTGATATTCTTGCAGATGATGAAATTATTCAGTCTGATCAAAAACTCGTAAAACAGCTAATAGCTCAAGAACTTGAACATCTACCAGAGATACATGCAAAGGAGAATATCCTATGA
- a CDS encoding C39 family peptidase: protein MFKRIILGLIIFIFAISLNYSYGEYANKTYIQNVVKTFNLSTDKNIKILDIKGYQQTTDYTCGPSAVMSLLNYYGVIKDSQMNHQTELEIAKQMSTNDDYGTTMQQIAKWLRNHGFEVKYATDGDIKLLYQNIDKGVPILVNWIDWGGHWTLVSGYQKLGKTVDDDKDMLFMIDPAAHFNNVRSVYGLSAINPDRFQYMWQDSKGVKGIYIIAYPKK, encoded by the coding sequence ATGTTCAAAAGAATAATTTTAGGCTTAATAATTTTTATTTTTGCGATAAGTTTGAATTATAGCTATGGAGAATATGCTAATAAAACTTATATACAAAATGTTGTAAAAACATTTAACTTATCAACTGATAAAAATATAAAAATATTAGATATAAAAGGCTATCAACAAACTACGGATTATACTTGTGGACCATCTGCTGTTATGAGTTTACTTAACTATTATGGAGTTATCAAAGATTCACAGATGAACCATCAAACTGAGTTAGAGATAGCCAAACAAATGAGTACAAATGATGACTATGGCACTACAATGCAACAAATTGCGAAATGGCTTAGAAACCATGGTTTTGAAGTAAAATATGCAACAGATGGTGATATTAAATTACTTTATCAAAATATAGATAAAGGAGTACCTATATTAGTAAACTGGATCGATTGGGGAGGACATTGGACTTTAGTATCTGGCTATCAAAAACTAGGTAAGACAGTTGATGATGATAAAGATATGTTATTTATGATTGATCCAGCAGCACATTTTAATAATGTTAGGAGTGTTTATGGCCTAAGTGCAATTAATCCAGATAGATTTCAGTATATGTGGCAAGACTCTAAAGGAGTGAAAGGCATATATATCATAGCATATCCTAAAAAGTAA
- a CDS encoding NAD(P)H-dependent glycerol-3-phosphate dehydrogenase gives MQKNILVLGAGAWGTALALQLAYRGHNVRINSWKAEHNEQMLKDNNNYKYLPNIDKFPARLKAIQDWQASISEFDDILVATPSSGFKNTILELKECILPRQNIISATKGFCHDSYALLSEIAEGILPTTKFALLTGPSFAKELANQLPTAVVVASKDIAYARYVQELFSNENFRCYTTTDIIGAQVGGAVKNVLAITAGIAAGMEFGVNAHAALITRGLAEIKKLGLKLGANPETFIGLSCLGDLLLTCSDNQSRNRRFGLYLGQGMTIQQALKEVNNVVEGYFTAKAVYNLAKKHNVEMPLVFATYRILYEAADPRDIVKELMTRQLKNEN, from the coding sequence ATGCAAAAAAATATACTTGTTTTAGGAGCGGGAGCTTGGGGTACAGCACTAGCATTACAGCTTGCTTATAGAGGACATAACGTCAGAATTAACTCTTGGAAAGCTGAGCATAATGAGCAAATGCTAAAGGATAATAACAATTATAAATATTTGCCAAATATAGATAAGTTTCCTGCTAGATTAAAAGCTATTCAAGATTGGCAAGCTAGTATTAGTGAGTTTGATGATATATTAGTTGCAACTCCAAGCTCTGGTTTTAAAAATACTATTTTAGAGTTAAAAGAGTGTATCTTACCTCGGCAAAATATCATCAGTGCTACAAAAGGTTTTTGCCATGATAGTTATGCATTATTAAGTGAAATAGCCGAGGGTATTTTACCAACTACAAAGTTTGCTTTATTAACAGGACCAAGCTTTGCTAAAGAGTTAGCTAATCAGCTCCCAACAGCTGTAGTAGTAGCCTCAAAAGATATTGCTTATGCACGTTATGTCCAAGAACTTTTCAGTAACGAGAATTTTAGATGCTACACAACAACTGATATCATCGGTGCTCAAGTTGGTGGTGCTGTCAAAAATGTCTTAGCAATCACAGCTGGTATTGCTGCAGGTATGGAGTTTGGTGTTAATGCGCATGCTGCATTGATTACCCGTGGTCTTGCTGAAATAAAAAAACTAGGACTTAAGTTGGGTGCAAACCCAGAAACTTTTATTGGGCTTAGTTGTTTAGGAGACTTATTGCTGACATGTTCTGACAATCAGTCGCGTAATCGTAGATTTGGGTTATATTTAGGTCAGGGTATGACTATACAGCAAGCGTTAAAAGAGGTAAATAATGTTGTTGAAGGTTATTTCACTGCAAAAGCTGTTTATAATCTTGCTAAAAAACATAATGTTGAGATGCCTTTGGTATTTGCTACTTATAGAATTTTGTATGAAGCTGCTGATCCTAGAGATATCGTCAAAGAACTTATGACTCGTCAGCTAAAAAATGAAAATTAA
- a CDS encoding CvpA family protein, which translates to MEFLSNLNFLDFLIIIVILILSLFAAVKGLFKNIVLLILMVFAVILSGILAQKIQQLYISSIIEDPGTAYVVSFVLVLLCAYLIIFGIMKVFLRNNKEKESLSNTLFAFFIALVRFGFIFAILCSTLNSFDAVKDNSLWQNSTLVQPLVKVGDYAFNTKVKMQQTNLKDYVPKQVASG; encoded by the coding sequence ATGGAATTTCTATCAAATCTTAATTTTTTAGATTTTTTAATAATAATAGTCATACTAATCTTAAGTCTATTTGCTGCTGTTAAAGGATTGTTTAAAAATATTGTATTATTAATATTAATGGTCTTTGCTGTTATTTTATCTGGAATTTTAGCGCAAAAAATTCAGCAATTATATATTAGTTCAATAATTGAAGATCCAGGCACAGCTTATGTAGTATCGTTTGTTCTGGTACTACTCTGTGCTTACTTAATAATTTTTGGTATCATGAAAGTGTTTCTACGCAATAACAAGGAAAAAGAAAGCCTCTCAAACACTTTGTTTGCTTTTTTTATCGCTCTAGTACGTTTTGGTTTTATATTTGCTATACTTTGCTCAACCCTAAACTCTTTTGATGCTGTCAAAGATAATTCATTATGGCAAAATTCTACTTTAGTTCAACCTCTTGTAAAGGTCGGTGATTATGCTTTTAATACCAAAGTCAAAATGCAACAAACTAACCTTAAAGATTATGTACCAAAGCAAGTAGCAAGCGGTTAA